DNA from Drosophila gunungcola strain Sukarami chromosome 3L unlocalized genomic scaffold, Dgunungcola_SK_2 000002F, whole genome shotgun sequence:
ctaaatttttgtatttttttaacaaacaataCTTTAAAAGACGCTTTAAATACATTCgaaaataaaggtaaaacgTTACGacatttaattcttaaaaaaaaaatatatatataaatatttctatctccaagtttaataaatatttataccaattaaaaaattaataaataacaaaaatttaaaagttatgaataattgtaaaattaagGACGTCAGCGATCCCAAATATGTTCATGTGCACCCACAGTAGTAACCATTTAGTAATAAGCTGCTGTTCCTTGGTGATGGTTATCCGTGTTTAATGCTAACCTGTTTCTTTTTCTCTAATCCCGTTACGGTATGGCATCGATCCGCTCCCCTAAACCCAAATGCAAACAGTTGCCCTCAAACGGCGCGTTATCCTTGCAGGACGCGGTCATAAACGAGCTGAAGAGCAAGGCGCACTCGGTGCGCGAGAAGAAGCTGCTGCAGCAGGATGAGGTGTACAACGGAGCCCTGGAGGACATCCTGCTTGGGCTGAAGAGTGAGCCGTACCGGCGGGCGGATGCAGTGCGGCGGTCGCAGCGCCGGAGGATCGACAATAATCGCCTGTCGCGAACGCTGGAGGAGATGGATAGCTAGACAGGAAATCGAGATCGACGGAACGATGGAACGACGACGACGGGGCAAAGGCAACGAATCGAAAATCAAAATTCACactgaaacaaaaacagaaacggaaacggaaacggaaaagAGAACATTACAGATACTGCAATATGTGATTGGGCgattaaattgttttcgaaACActcgtacacatacacacctCACATTCCCTTCCATACAAATCCCTTTATTTTCGaatattttccaatttaattgaaGTTAATTAAGTTGAGTCGGATACGGCTTACCGTATCCCAGAATCCCAATCCTCAACGGAACATTTAGCACCGACAACCACAAGCACAACATAACATCCCTACTGTGAATCTCGCCTTAAATTTTGAGAgacctttttttttcgccaaaattttgtttgtaaaaacgCATTTTAATTTGGTTGCTTAGAGCTTAAGTTGAACTTGAAAATTCGAATGGTgtatttatcaaatttataattgttaaataatgatttaaattttaatctgtgtacatatatatacatacatatatatcgaCTATATATGtgctatttaattttattttttatacttaagTTTTAACCAAATTTGAATTACTTGCTGCATCCATCCGAGATGCCAAATCCGCATGAGTATGGAGAATCAAACTCCGCTACtttaattattgtattttttagtaaGTCAAATAAGCAATGAATTTTATGAGAAGAGAGTATAATGCATTAAacttttgtatattttccTATTTAAATTATCGGCTTCTATGTTATTATTGTGTTTTTCACTCCGCACACAGCCAGCTACGAAAACCCAAACAAAGCGCCAAAATATTGCATGccagaaaataaaatcatttttagaatgtttTACACTTTAAAGAACtacacattttataaaattttattagaatTTTTATACAAAGGATATATAAAACTATACAAATAGATATTCCATTTATAAGCCAATATATATTCTCACGAGCCACAACAAATTGACGAAGACTGATATGGAGCAGTTCACTATAAAGCAGCAGTTAAAACAcgcaaaatataattattgaaAAGCTTTTGTAATCTCTTTTGGATAGTGTCTTCTCTTGATATATActtagatatatatttaaaatgcaataacGAATTTAGTTGAACTATAAGCACAGTTTTATTGTATTAACATATTTACAAGTGCCATCGGCATCCTTATGCATATCCTTTTAATATCTTCTTCTCTTTAATTTgccaaaagaaagaaatagcGCAAAATAAGACCAGGTCACAGCGTTTTAAAGCAAACATACACGATTAGCACGCTCTGCATTGTTAGTTCTTAAATATtgtgttatttaatttgataagACGCCAGCATGGTATACGACGAACGAAAGAGAAGGaaatctatatataaatataaaatgccGGATTTTTTGTACACACATTTACACGACTATAATGAACAcgaactattttaaataaattattattaacccAATAAACTAGCCAAAACAAGAcagtggttttctttttttgaaagggttcgtttttaaaacatttatataaatatattatggTAATTGAAAGCATTGGTGGAATATTGATTGTCGACTCTACGTTAAAGCCGAAATCTTGTTTAAAGTATTAAGCGTTATGTTAAAGTAGAAGTAAACGAAAGTAAGCGTCCCATGACCtagcttaaaaaatttaatagaaGATCATTAGAACTCTTTtctaaaaagtatatttacaaatttaaattatctaagatattttttattaaaataagataTTTTTCAAACTTTCGCGTTTTAAAGAGGTGCAGTAATTACAGCGACCAGTGAGAACAGTTGTAAATTGGCCATCACTAAACAGCTGGTTCACCTGTTGCAACTATCGGCACAGCTGACGAGGAAAACTTCCATCTCTAATAGAGAAGGAGCAAATTCCGCAGTGAGCGGAAAATTCAGTGTGAAAATGATTTAAACCGGGAACCGCACCAAGCACACGTCCACGTCGAGAATGTTCAAACGCACTTTTAAGGTTGTTTATCGGCCCATCAGGAGCAATTTTGTGGTGCTGCCGGACCAGTACTACGGCGTCGTTTCGACCTATGTAAGTGTCCAAAAGTCCACCGCCTTCCCTTCCATGCAGATTAGATAAGCCAAAGATTAATCCGGCTGGCCGTTCTGATTAGGATACGGGCTGCCTGAGTCTGCAGTATAATGGCCGGGTGCACTACGCCTCCTGGGCGCCGGAGAagggcggcggcggcatcAAGGACACCGAGATTGGGATCAATGCCAGGGCGGCCAAGGAGATCGGTAAGCCATTACTTAACGACCGGATGTGCATCGCTTGCCAATGTGCCGTAATATTGGACTCCGGCCATCTGCCCCCGTACCTCTCGCGCATCTCAGCCATTTCAACCATCTCATCCATTTACCCATTCTTGCCGTAGGTCTGCACGAGAATGATCTGGTCAAGTGTGCGCTCATCGCTGACGTTCTCAACCTGCGCAGCGTCCACGTCACCCCCGTCTCGTCTAAGGACTGGGAGATCATTGTGAGTGACAGTTGCGGCGGTCAGCTTATAAATAGACGAGTCCGTTTATATCGGATTAGCATTTGGCGCGGGCGTGCGCCTGGTCTTTATTTATAATGCCATTGCTTGCTTGGCCGGCATTGCCATTGACCTGCTGATTGGATTGGTTTGGATTGGATTAGATTAATCAGGAGCTAATAGAGTCCGTTTCTTATTAAGCTTTAAtcttttgcatttaatttatatgaaattgaatttaaaatgctCCTAGAAAGGGGGTTCGTCCATGAATTACCTTAATGTAGTTTAGACTGACTGACCCCGAACCGCTTTAGATAATTATCATAAAGAATGTAGAgttaacaacatttaaatcaGCTCTTGTTATAAAGTCTCTTAAATTTTTGACAGATacaaatgttataaaatactggaaaaaaaacaaaatatattctgTTACCACGACAGTACAACGCAATAAGATTATATGATATATAGAAGTTTATCTTAGCTGCCTTAGTAATAAACAGACGAACGATTAGTCACATAAAAACATACTTTAGTTTTTCGTCGGaataaaaatccaatttcTTAGGCCaagaaaatgattttaatagaaCATTTTAACAATATCCTTTTTTTCTGCAGGAGCTGAGCACCGAAAAGATCTCGGGCAGCGTGCTGGAGCAAACCCGCATTGTGAACTCCACCCAGATCTTAATTGTTTGGATTAACAAGTCCATGCAAGTGGCGCTGACAGTGGGTAAATAATTGCCATACAATAGACTACTTTTGTGTTAATCTCGATACCTATTTATCAGATCGCCTGAAGCCGCACATGAACTACGGCAGAATTGATCACAATACGGAGCTAGTAGTGGCGCCCAACCTGTACAAGGGACTGACCAATGGAACCTCTAATGGTGACGTCGAGGAAAACTCAAAACTGTCTAGAAGTAAAACTACTGCTCAGGTGAAGGATGAAATGGCTGATAAGCCCGCGCCATTGGCCCACTCCTCCACGGTGTCCAATGTAAAGAACAAGCTGCAGCGCAACAAGCGCCAGGATCACATGGAACGCCTCAAGAAGGATCTGCGCAGGGAGAGCTCACGTAGCTTCGAGTTCCGTGTGATTCGTGGTCTTTGGCGGGAGCAGGCGCAGGAGTCGGATGTCTATGTGAACCGAAAGCATCTGCCAGAGTTCTTCGACCTGGATCTGTTCTACTGCATGCACACTGCCGGTGACAAGGACTATTATGTGCGGGTGCGCACAGTGGATGAGGATCTGGAGGACGATCTGCCCGGCACCATTCATCCATCTATCGAACTGAATGCTAATCTGATGAAGTTGCTGGGTATCAATGAACTCGAACGAGTTGTCCTAAGGCCCAAAACGACCGTGGTAAACTTTGTAGAGAAAATAGAGCTGTTTGCCAACAAGAAGACGCACTACAAGATCATCGAGAATGCATTTAAGCGGTTTGTAATTGAGAGAACTCAGAAGAAGCCGATGCTCTTTAACCAGGAAGAGGTGGTACGGCTTGAGGACGATGTGCTGGTTACTGTTGGCATCCTGCCAGAACACTTTCGCTACTGCGTCGTGGACGCTCAGTTCCTGAAGGAGTCGAAGATCTATGCGGCAGATCTGGTGCGTCCGGTAAGCGAGATCATCAAGGAGCAGACGCCACCGACGTCGCCATTAAGCGTCCAGGATCTAATCCGGCTACCAGAGTACGACAAAATTGTGGATCAGGTGGTCCAAGAACTGCGAATGAATCTTTGCCTGAATGCGGATAACTCCGTGATGCGGCAGTGCAATGTTTTATTGACTGGTGCAGCCGGAACTGGCAAAACCGTGCTCGTGGAGCGCATCCTTGACCAGCTGTCGCGCAAACCTGACTATTGCCACTTCGAGTTCTTCTACGGCTCACGAAGCAAAGGCCGCAAGACGGAGTCTATCCAGAAGGATCTTCGCAACATCTTCACCAGCTGTCTTCAGCATGCCCCTGCCATTGTGGTGCTGGAGAACCTGGATGTGCTGGCTCATTCCGCTGGGGAGCAGTCCAGTCAGGATGGCGAGTACTACAATCGCATGGCGGACACAGTGCACCAGTTGATCGTCCAGTACACCAGCAATAATGCCATTGCGGTAATCGCCACCGTAAACGAACTACAGACACTTAACAAGCGGCTAAGTTCACCCAGGGGCAGACACATCTTCCAAACGGTTGCTCGTCTGCCCAGCTTGGAACGGGTGGATCGGGAGGTTATTCTGCGAGAGCTGTGCAGCCACATCAACGTGTCCAAGGAGCTGGATCTCGTCAAGTTCTCCAACCTCACGGAGGGCTATCGAAAGTGCGATCTTGTGCAGTTCGTGGAGCGTGCAATCTTTTACGCCTATCGCATAAGTAAGCACATATTTGTATACAATGTTTCAAGCCATCTCTAGTTTCAACTTTGTAGATAAATTCTATTCTGAACTATATGATATTTGCACGCATTCGTAAAATGGCATTGTGCATacttattgtttaatttgaattattgaACCAATTAATTAGCAAAAGTTCCAAGAATTGTTGttattgaattgtttttttttctgttgctTTTAGGCAAGGCCCAGCCACTTTTGACTAACGATCAGCTTATTGAGTCTTTGGAGCACACAAACTCATACTGCCTGCAGGGCATTCAGAGCAATCAAAAGGCTGGCAGCGATGCAGATGCTAATGAAATGCGCGTCGAGGAGGTGCCTGGACTGGAATCAGTTGTGGGGGTGCTAGAAGAGGTCCTTATGTGGCCATCACGGGTGAGATTTTAACAAAAAGTAACTCTATGttatatgtttattataattgctATATTCTTTTGCAGTATCCGAGCATTTTCAATGCCTCACCGCTGCGCAATCAGGCCGGCGTACTCTTGTACGGACCACCGGGTACCGGCAAGACCTACCTGGTCTCCCAAATGGCCACATCGTGGAACCTGCGCATCATTTCGGTCAAGGGCCCCGAGCTGCTGGCCAAATACATTGGACAGAGCGAGGAGAACGTTCGCAACCTATTTAACAGGGCCCGCAGTGCCCGACCATGTGTGCTCTTCTTCGACGAATTCGACAGTTTGGCTCCGAAACGTGGGCACGATTCCACGGGGGTCACAGATCGCGTGGTCAACCAACTGCTCACCGAACTGGATGGCGTTGAGGGTCTGCAGGGTGTCACCGTGATAGCAGCCACCTCCAGGCCGGAGCTCCTAGATCCGGCACTCCTGCGATCCGGACGCATTGATCGCCTGGTGGAGTGTCCGCTACCGGATCCGCTGGCCCGGGTACGCATCTTCGAGGCCCTCAGCTCGACCCTCAGCCTTGACGAGTGCGTTGACTTCGAGTGGTTTGCGGGAAGAACTTCGAACTACACTGGCGCCGATATCCAGAGCATTTTGACCTCGGCGAACATGGCGGCGGTTAAGGAGGCGATAGCTCAATTCGGACACGAGGTGAGTTGAAAATGTGTTGCACTGAAAACGGTTTTGAAGATTAGTTATAAAAATTTCTTGGACGATAGATTTTGATAAGattttttctt
Protein-coding regions in this window:
- the LOC128257474 gene encoding uncharacterized protein LOC128257474, which translates into the protein MFKRTFKVVYRPIRSNFVVLPDQYYGVVSTYDTGCLSLQYNGRVHYASWAPEKGGGGIKDTEIGINARAAKEIGLHENDLVKCALIADVLNLRSVHVTPVSSKDWEIIELSTEKISGSVLEQTRIVNSTQILIVWINKSMQVALTVDRLKPHMNYGRIDHNTELVVAPNLYKGLTNGTSNGDVEENSKLSRSKTTAQVKDEMADKPAPLAHSSTVSNVKNKLQRNKRQDHMERLKKDLRRESSRSFEFRVIRGLWREQAQESDVYVNRKHLPEFFDLDLFYCMHTAGDKDYYVRVRTVDEDLEDDLPGTIHPSIELNANLMKLLGINELERVVLRPKTTVVNFVEKIELFANKKTHYKIIENAFKRFVIERTQKKPMLFNQEEVVRLEDDVLVTVGILPEHFRYCVVDAQFLKESKIYAADLVRPVSEIIKEQTPPTSPLSVQDLIRLPEYDKIVDQVVQELRMNLCLNADNSVMRQCNVLLTGAAGTGKTVLVERILDQLSRKPDYCHFEFFYGSRSKGRKTESIQKDLRNIFTSCLQHAPAIVVLENLDVLAHSAGEQSSQDGEYYNRMADTVHQLIVQYTSNNAIAVIATVNELQTLNKRLSSPRGRHIFQTVARLPSLERVDREVILRELCSHINVSKELDLVKFSNLTEGYRKCDLVQFVERAIFYAYRISKAQPLLTNDQLIESLEHTNSYCLQGIQSNQKAGSDADANEMRVEEVPGLESVVGVLEEVLMWPSRYPSIFNASPLRNQAGVLLYGPPGTGKTYLVSQMATSWNLRIISVKGPELLAKYIGQSEENVRNLFNRARSARPCVLFFDEFDSLAPKRGHDSTGVTDRVVNQLLTELDGVEGLQGVTVIAATSRPELLDPALLRSGRIDRLVECPLPDPLARVRIFEALSSTLSLDECVDFEWFAGRTSNYTGADIQSILTSANMAAVKEAIAQFGHEKLPKKISLKQKHLIESFQTTRPSLSASDVAKYHKTYVRFTNKEKNSREFVAKRATLA